Proteins encoded in a region of the Campylobacter showae CSUNSWCD genome:
- the rplN gene encoding 50S ribosomal protein L14, whose amino-acid sequence MIQSFTRLTVADNSGAKELMCIKVLGGSKRRYATLGDVIICSVKKALPNGKIKKGQVVKAVVVRTKKEVQRDNGSLIRFDENAAVILDNKREPIGTRIFGPVGREVRYANFMKIVSLAPEVL is encoded by the coding sequence ATGATACAATCTTTTACGAGGCTTACAGTCGCCGACAATAGCGGCGCGAAAGAGCTAATGTGTATTAAGGTTTTGGGCGGCAGCAAGAGAAGATACGCGACGCTTGGCGACGTTATCATCTGCTCAGTTAAAAAGGCGCTTCCAAACGGCAAGATCAAAAAGGGTCAAGTGGTAAAAGCGGTCGTCGTTAGAACTAAAAAAGAGGTTCAAAGAGATAACGGCTCGCTAATCCGCTTTGACGAAAACGCAGCCGTCATCCTAGATAACAAACGCGAGCCTATCGGTACTCGTATCTTTGGACCGGTCGGCCGTGAGGTTAGATACGCTAACTTTATGAAAATCGTTTCGCTTGCTCCGGAGGTGTTATAA
- the rpsQ gene encoding 30S ribosomal protein S17 → MALKREIQGVVLQKAGDKTATILVERRVMHPRYHKFVKRFKKYMIHDEKNETKAGDTVVAIECRPLSARKSFRLKTILATGVE, encoded by the coding sequence ATGGCATTAAAAAGAGAAATTCAAGGTGTCGTTTTACAAAAGGCCGGCGATAAGACGGCTACGATTTTGGTTGAGAGACGCGTTATGCACCCAAGATACCACAAATTCGTAAAACGCTTTAAAAAATATATGATTCACGACGAAAAGAACGAAACAAAAGCGGGCGATACGGTCGTAGCTATCGAATGCAGACCGCTAAGCGCGAGAAAATCTTTCCGATTAAAGACTATTTTAGCGACGGGGGTTGAGTAA
- the rplP gene encoding 50S ribosomal protein L16, translating into MLMPKRTKFRKQMKGRNRGKATRGADLAMGEIGIKAVEAGRVNSRQIEAARVALTRHVKRQAKTWIRVFPDKPLTKKPLQTRMGKGKAGVEEWVMNIKPGRIIVEMAGVDEELAREALTLAIHKLPFKTKIVTRESENEIY; encoded by the coding sequence ATGTTGATGCCAAAACGAACTAAATTTCGCAAACAGATGAAAGGCAGAAACCGCGGTAAAGCTACTCGCGGCGCTGATCTTGCTATGGGCGAGATCGGAATCAAAGCCGTAGAAGCAGGCCGCGTAAATTCGCGCCAGATCGAAGCGGCTCGTGTGGCTCTAACTCGCCACGTAAAACGCCAGGCTAAAACTTGGATCAGAGTTTTCCCAGATAAGCCGCTAACCAAAAAACCTCTACAAACTCGTATGGGTAAAGGTAAAGCCGGAGTCGAAGAGTGGGTTATGAACATAAAACCAGGTCGTATAATAGTCGAAATGGCGGGTGTAGATGAGGAATTAGCGCGTGAAGCTCTAACTCTAGCTATCCACAAACTTCCGTTTAAGACTAAAATCGTAACGCGAGAGAGTGAAAATGAAATATACTGA
- the rpsC gene encoding 30S ribosomal protein S3, which produces MGQKVNPIGLRLGINRNWESRWFPAKGTLAENIGEDYKIRAFLKKKLYYAGVSQILIERTAKKIRVTVVAARPGIIIGKKGSDVEKLKEDIQKLINKEVNVNIKEERKAQASAQLAAENVAMQLEKRVAFRRAMKKVIQGAQKSGAKGIKISVAGRLGGAEIARTEWYLEGRVPLHTLRAKIDYGVAEAHTTYGNIGIKVWIFKGEVLQKGVQPEKNEEEKADKKPRRARRGK; this is translated from the coding sequence ATGGGTCAGAAAGTAAATCCGATAGGTCTAAGACTAGGAATAAACCGCAACTGGGAGTCAAGATGGTTTCCTGCTAAAGGAACTTTGGCTGAAAATATCGGCGAAGATTACAAAATTCGCGCTTTCTTGAAAAAGAAACTTTACTACGCGGGCGTTTCTCAAATTTTGATCGAGAGAACCGCTAAGAAAATCCGCGTAACCGTCGTAGCAGCTCGCCCTGGTATTATCATCGGCAAAAAAGGCTCTGACGTAGAGAAGCTTAAAGAGGATATCCAAAAGCTGATCAACAAAGAAGTAAACGTAAATATCAAAGAAGAAAGAAAAGCTCAAGCTTCGGCTCAACTAGCTGCGGAAAACGTAGCTATGCAGCTTGAAAAACGCGTTGCATTTAGACGTGCAATGAAAAAAGTTATCCAAGGCGCTCAAAAATCAGGCGCTAAAGGTATCAAAATTTCAGTTGCTGGACGTCTTGGCGGTGCAGAAATCGCTAGAACAGAGTGGTACTTAGAGGGTCGCGTTCCGCTTCACACCCTAAGAGCCAAGATCGATTACGGCGTTGCTGAAGCGCATACGACTTATGGAAACATAGGTATAAAAGTGTGGATATTTAAAGGCGAGGTTCTTCAAAAAGGCGTTCAACCTGAAAAGAACGAAGAAGAAAAAGCCGATAAAAAACCGCGCAGAGCAAGAAGAGGTAAATAA
- the rplB gene encoding 50S ribosomal protein L2: MAIKTYKPYTPSRRFMTGLSSEDITAKPSVRSLLVKIPVSGGRNSNGRITSRHKEGGAKKLYRIIDFKRRKFGIEGKVEAIEYDPNRNCRIALIAYKDGEKRYIIRPNGLNVGDIVAAAETGLDIKPGNAMKLRNIPVGTIVHNVELKPGKGAQMARSAGGYAQLMGKEEKYVMLRLPSGEMRQVLAECMASIGVVGNEDWANVTIGKAGRNRHRGIRPQTRGSAMNPVDHPHGGGEGKKNSGRHPVTPWGKPTKGAKTRRKKASDKLIISRRKGK, translated from the coding sequence ATGGCGATAAAAACCTATAAACCTTATACACCTAGCCGCAGATTTATGACGGGCCTATCAAGCGAAGATATCACTGCTAAACCTAGCGTGAGAAGCTTGCTTGTAAAGATCCCTGTAAGCGGCGGTAGAAATAGCAACGGAAGAATAACTTCTAGACATAAAGAAGGCGGAGCGAAGAAACTTTATAGAATCATTGACTTTAAACGCCGCAAATTCGGTATCGAAGGTAAAGTCGAAGCTATCGAGTACGATCCGAACAGAAACTGCCGAATTGCGCTTATCGCTTATAAAGACGGCGAAAAACGCTACATCATCAGACCAAACGGACTAAATGTTGGCGATATCGTAGCAGCAGCCGAGACAGGTCTAGACATAAAACCTGGCAACGCGATGAAACTAAGAAATATTCCGGTTGGTACTATCGTGCACAACGTGGAGTTAAAACCGGGCAAGGGCGCTCAGATGGCTCGTTCAGCCGGCGGCTACGCTCAGCTAATGGGTAAAGAGGAAAAATACGTAATGCTTCGCTTGCCAAGCGGCGAGATGAGACAAGTACTCGCAGAGTGCATGGCTAGTATCGGCGTAGTAGGTAACGAAGATTGGGCGAACGTAACTATCGGTAAAGCCGGACGTAATCGCCATAGAGGTATCCGTCCTCAAACTCGCGGTTCTGCGATGAACCCAGTAGATCACCCGCACGGCGGTGGTGAGGGCAAGAAAAACTCAGGCCGTCATCCTGTTACTCCATGGGGTAAACCGACTAAAGGTGCTAAGACTCGCCGCAAGAAGGCTAGCGATAAGCTTATAATTTCAAGAAGGAAAGGTAAATAG
- the rplX gene encoding 50S ribosomal protein L24, with translation MANVKFKVKKGDTVKIIAGDDKGKTGKILSVLAKKGQVIVEGCKVAKKAIKPSEKTPNGGFINKEMPIDISNVAKVEG, from the coding sequence ATGGCTAACGTTAAATTTAAAGTAAAAAAAGGCGATACCGTTAAGATCATCGCAGGCGACGACAAAGGTAAAACAGGTAAAATTTTATCCGTCCTAGCCAAAAAAGGACAAGTCATCGTCGAGGGCTGCAAGGTAGCTAAAAAAGCTATAAAACCTAGCGAAAAGACCCCAAACGGCGGCTTTATCAATAAAGAGATGCCTATTGATATCTCAAACGTTGCAAAAGTTGAGGGCTGA
- the rpmC gene encoding 50S ribosomal protein L29: MKYTDIKDKSVAELNALLKEKKVLLFTLRQKLKTMQLSNPNEISAVRKEIAQINTAISASK; encoded by the coding sequence ATGAAATATACTGATATTAAAGACAAAAGCGTTGCAGAACTTAACGCGTTATTGAAAGAGAAAAAGGTGCTTTTATTTACTTTAAGACAAAAGCTAAAAACTATGCAGCTAAGCAACCCTAACGAGATTAGCGCCGTCCGCAAGGAAATAGCGCAAATCAACACTGCAATTAGCGCTTCAAAGTAA
- the rpsS gene encoding 30S ribosomal protein S19, whose product MARSLKKGPFVDEHVMKKVVAAKKSNDNKPIKTWSRRSTIVPEMIGLTFNVHNGKSFIPVYVTENHIGYKLGEFAPTRTFKGHKGSVQKKIGK is encoded by the coding sequence ATGGCAAGATCACTCAAAAAAGGACCTTTTGTCGATGAGCATGTAATGAAAAAAGTCGTTGCCGCTAAAAAGTCTAACGACAACAAGCCGATAAAAACATGGTCTAGACGCAGCACGATAGTGCCTGAAATGATAGGCCTAACGTTTAACGTTCATAACGGCAAGAGTTTCATTCCAGTATACGTTACGGAAAACCACATCGGATATAAACTAGGCGAATTTGCTCCTACGCGCACATTTAAGGGTCACAAAGGCTCAGTGCAAAAGAAAATCGGTAAGTAA
- the rplE gene encoding 50S ribosomal protein L5 translates to MNRLKAKYNEVVKPALAKEFDIKNPMLIPAIEKIVISVGAGESAKDQKQLQNIADTISLIAGQKAVVTDAKKSVAGFKVREGFPVGVKVTLRKENMFAFLDKLISIALPRVKDFRGLPKDGFDGRGNYNFGLDEQLMFPEVEYDKILRTHGMNIVIVTTTNSDKEAFKLLELFGLPFAKGK, encoded by the coding sequence ATGAATAGATTAAAAGCTAAATATAACGAGGTCGTAAAGCCTGCTTTGGCTAAAGAATTCGACATCAAAAATCCTATGCTAATCCCTGCGATCGAAAAGATCGTGATAAGCGTAGGCGCTGGCGAATCTGCTAAAGATCAAAAGCAACTTCAAAACATCGCCGATACTATTTCGCTAATCGCCGGACAAAAAGCTGTTGTTACCGACGCTAAAAAATCGGTTGCGGGCTTTAAAGTGCGCGAGGGTTTCCCTGTCGGTGTAAAAGTAACGCTTAGAAAAGAGAATATGTTTGCGTTTTTGGACAAGTTAATCTCTATCGCGCTACCGAGAGTTAAGGACTTTAGAGGCCTTCCAAAAGACGGTTTTGATGGACGTGGAAACTACAACTTCGGTCTTGACGAGCAGCTAATGTTCCCAGAGGTCGAGTATGATAAGATTTTACGCACTCATGGTATGAATATAGTTATAGTCACGACGACAAACAGCGACAAAGAGGCATTCAAATTGCTTGAGCTATTTGGTTTGCCGTTTGCGAAAGGAAAGTAA
- the rplV gene encoding 50S ribosomal protein L22 — protein sequence MSKSIIKFVRLSPTKARLIAREVQGMNAEFALASLSFMPNRGAKFIATAISSAVANGGFEPEEVIVTSCRVDAGPVLKRFRPRARGSASRIRKPTSHILVEVSKPEKKEA from the coding sequence ATGAGCAAATCAATTATTAAATTCGTAAGACTATCTCCGACTAAAGCCAGACTAATCGCAAGAGAAGTACAAGGCATGAACGCCGAATTTGCACTAGCTAGCCTTAGCTTTATGCCAAACCGCGGCGCCAAATTTATCGCTACGGCTATCAGCTCAGCGGTAGCTAACGGTGGATTCGAGCCTGAAGAGGTTATCGTGACAAGCTGCCGTGTAGATGCGGGCCCAGTATTAAAAAGATTTAGACCGCGAGCGAGAGGAAGCGCAAGCAGAATCCGCAAACCGACTTCTCATATCTTAGTAGAAGTATCTAAACCTGAAAAGAAGGAAGCGTAA